Part of the Sphingomonas morindae genome, CGCTCGTCCTGTTCGATCATCCTTGTCTGTTCCGGCAAGCCGCACTGAAGTCCCTGGATGACGCCAGGATCTCGTGGCGGTTGTCGCTCACAACCCCCAGCCTGCCCGGTGTCTGGGCGGCGCTTCGGTTTGGCCTCGGCGTCACCGTTCGCACCGCCCACGCTGTACCGACAGAGATGCCCAGGCTGGATGGTCTCCTGCCACGCCTGCCTACGCTCGAGTTGCGGATGTTGGTACAGGCCAAGCCCTCCGGCACAGCGGGAGATCTGATCGACATCTTGAAGACCGCCGCTGGACGGCGACTCGCTGACATTGCCACCGCTCCGGCCGAGCGTCATGCGTCCTCGCGCACATGCTGAAATTCCTGCCACGCCTCGGCGTGCATCTCGAAACCGATGCCGGCCGCCTCGGGCAATCCGACGAGGCCATCGACGATCCCCATACCGGGCGACGTGCCGCGGAAGGGCTTGAACGCGAATGGGTTGATCTCCGCCCCGCCAAGACCGAGAGCTGCCGCGACATGCAAGCCGAACAGATGGCCGCCATGCGGCCAGAAGGCGGATCGCGGCCATCCACGCCCCGTCAAGTCTGCAACGATGTCGATGTAGTGCGTCAAGCCATAGCAATGCACGGGATCGAACAGCAGGATGTCCCGCTCTCCCCTCAGACCGCCGTAGGTGTCGAGCAGTCTCGCCTCGGCCTTTGAGAACAAAGCTTCGCCCGCCGCGATCGGCCCCGGGTAGGTCGACGACACATGCGATAGGGTCTCGAAGTCCAGCGGGTCGCAAACATCCTCGAACCACCACAGGTCGAGCGGTGCAAGAGCCTGTGCGGCTTGGATTGCGCCTTCCGAGCCGTAGGAGTTCATCGCATCAACTGCAAGGAACGACGGACTCGCCAGCTGCGCTGCTGCAGCCTCGATGCGTCGCAGATCGTGTGCAAGGTTCGCATTACCGATCTTGATCTTGGCATGCATGAAGCCGAGATCTCTGAATTGACGGATTTCGTCTGAAAGGCGAGCCAGATCGTTATGCGGATACTGATACCCGCCGCCGGCGTATACGCGCACGCGTGAAGGATGCGGAGCTCGGCCAAGCCGCGCCGAGAGGTATCGGTGCAGCGGTTGATCCGCGATCTTCGCGGCGGCATCCCAGATCGCCATATCGAGCGTGCCCACGGCCACGCAGCGCTCGCCATGACCCCCGGGCTTCTCTCCCCGCATCATCGCCGACCACGCCCGCATGGGATCCAGGTCCCCGTCGGGGTCGCCGGCAAGCGTTTCGGCAGCGATGAGACGCGGGGCGAAACGCTCTCGAATCAGGCCACCTTGGCCGAACCGTCCCACCGAAGCGAAGCCGTACCCGACAACGG contains:
- a CDS encoding enolase C-terminal domain-like protein gives rise to the protein MRVVDVREHTITVSRYADPAIPSGGLTTSLVAVTTNVLRGGRPVVGYGFASVGRFGQGGLIRERFAPRLIAAETLAGDPDGDLDPMRAWSAMMRGEKPGGHGERCVAVGTLDMAIWDAAAKIADQPLHRYLSARLGRAPHPSRVRVYAGGGYQYPHNDLARLSDEIRQFRDLGFMHAKIKIGNANLAHDLRRIEAAAAQLASPSFLAVDAMNSYGSEGAIQAAQALAPLDLWWFEDVCDPLDFETLSHVSSTYPGPIAAGEALFSKAEARLLDTYGGLRGERDILLFDPVHCYGLTHYIDIVADLTGRGWPRSAFWPHGGHLFGLHVAAALGLGGAEINPFAFKPFRGTSPGMGIVDGLVGLPEAAGIGFEMHAEAWQEFQHVREDA